The region TCTGCATTCCATGAAGACCAGCTCATGTCCGGTGTTGCTGACGGGAGAGACTGGACCTCTGCAGCGGTTGGTCACAAACCCTGGCCACGGATCAGGACTCTGGATCAGGAGCCGTCACTCTTCCTTCCCGAGTCGCAACTAGGACCCAACCGTGAGGGACAgagactccaccaccacacagaacacaaccagtggacagggggactgaacaacctcagtcctggtggtcatcagagagacagaggctccagtcagggatccagtctgcagcccagacccttctcttcacagtctcagtgcagggatgaagcagggcctggggctgatagagatagaccctcctgttcctatgatacaaacaccacagtatccatgatgaaAAGATCCGGTCaccctgggcttcagccttcacagagCGTGATGGGAGATGCTCCTGGTGGTAATCTTTCAGGAAGTCTGTCTTCTTCAGGGTCTCATCTAATGCCTGCTGACTGGGTTCATAGAAGACCTGGACCTGGGTCTAGCCTTCCTCAGCTACCTCATGGTTACCCCACCAATAGAGACAGGGTCAGGATGGACGTTCACCACGAGAAATACCTAgcctataacacagcacacaatcccaacaacacccaaacaatggctagAGGTCAAGGAGGAAGCTCAAAGACTAACCACCTGAGGGTGGTGGCTCCTGCTTCTTCCTCCTCTGGTGTCATTGGGTCACAACGTGTAAGGCCGAGCATTAGGACGGACGCCGACAAGCCGTACGCCTGCCTCACGTGTGGGAAGCGCTTTGCTGAGGCGAACTATGTGAAGAAGCACCAGACTGTTCACACCAAGGAGAGGCCCTTCAAGTGTAAGCTGTGTTACAAGAGCTTCTCCTTCCAGAATAACCTTATCagacataggagtgtccacaaTGGGAAGAAATCGTAGAAGTGTGTGAGATGTACGCAGGGGATATCTGGGAACCATTCTTTAGTTGacaaacactacatgaccaaagctatgtggacaccccttcaaattagtggattcggctatttcagccacacctgttaatgacaggtgtatacaatcgagcacacagccatgcaatttccatagacaaacattggcagtagaatggcccgtactgaagagctcagggactttcaacgtggcaccatcataggatgcctttccaacaagtcagttcatcaaatttctgccctgctagagctgctccggtcaactgtaagtgctgttattgtgaagtggaaacgtttaggagcaacaacggctcagccacgacgtggtaggccacacaagRTCAGAAAACGGGAGCGGggagtgctgaagctcgtagcgCATAAATTGTcggtccttggttgcaacactcactacgagttccaaactgcctctggaaggaaCGTCAGCACAAatactgttcatcgggagctccatgaaatgggattccatggctgagcagccgcacacaagcctaagatcactatactcaatgccaagcgtcagctagagtggtgtaaagctcgccgccattggactctggagcagtggaaacgcgttctctggcgtgatgaatcactcttcaccatctggcagtccaatggatgaatctgggtttggtggatgcagggagaatgctacctgcccaaatgcatagtgccaactgtaaagtttggtggaggaggaataattgtctggtgCTGAtgattctttgcttccaactttgcggcaacagtttggggaatgccctttcctgtttcagcatgacaatgcctctctgcacaaagcgaggtccatacagaaatggttagtcaagatcagtgtggaagaacttgactggcctgcacagagccctgatctcaaccccatcgaacaccttcgggctgaattggaacgcagactgcgagccaggcctaatcgcccaacatcggtgccggacctcactaatgcttttgtgactgaatggaagcaaaaccctgcagcaatgttccaacatctagtggaaaagcattccctgaagagtggaggctgttatagcagcaaagtggggtccaactccatattaatgcccatgattttggaatgcaatgttcgacgagcaggaatccacatacttttggtcatgtagtgtattatagTTATGTGAAGTGTATTGGGGTaagagttttttattttattactagGTCCATCGTTTGAGCGTCTGGGTACGCTCATATTCTTATATGATACAGACTTGTTGTTTGGTGTGCTGGCATAGCCTAAACACTGTCATGTTATATTCCTCCTCTGAATTTGGTTTTGCCTATGTTCAATTCATAACAAATACCCCCCACcccggggcctcccgagtggcgcagtggtctaaggcagtgcatcacagtgctagctgtaccacttagagattctgggtttgagtccaggctctgacaaggaatatccttgtcccatcgtgcactagtgactcctgtggggggccgggcgcaatgcacgctgacacggtcaccaggtgtacgaaacacaacccaaccaagccgcactgcttcttgacacaatgcccatccaacccggaagccagccgcaccaatgtgtcggaggaaacaccgtacacctggcgaccgtgtcagcgtgcactgcgcccggcccgccacaagagtcgctagtgcgcgatgagacacacatatccctgccggccaaaccctccctaacccggatgacgctgggacaattgtccGCCGCTCGGGAGGCCcctgccagtagattgttgacttgattcatgatgactgccagctaagattttgaaagtccaatcaaagctactgtagatataacgtgatttgacatcattttatctgtagccaatgaccttgagccttcttggatgggcacttctaatgtaactctatggcagcacccaaggggattGAATTtccgagctctacccttagatttggccgTGACGTAYTGTCCATAAGTGACTGAACACTGAGScaatcacggcgcaactagagaacattaccaacccctacgctccatattttcagctggctgccccaccaccacagaaagcactaagctaggctgaaacacctgcattttgtagCTGCGGYGGCtttattaacatttttttttttattgcaaacaatgtaaaataaaaaaataactgatatgtgacatgtattaatgccaaaataacattcaACCCTGTTTATTTGTAgcaaaaaaatgtggggctcaaaacaaaaCCGCTTTACTGATGACATTTTGCACAGGCACAGTCTTTACATTATTTTGGAATCGAGTTTTCTCCACAGGTCCCTAAACCTCCTTGCTCCGCGAGCGAAGCTGAAGTCGAAAAGACAACTTTACCGGTGTCAACTATATTAGCCTAGGCTAACAGTGATGCATGCATTTGATTTATGCCATTATTCTGGTGAGTACtgttttatttagtcttctaaggCAACACGTTATGGCAGGAGAAGCTTCATGTATCTAACTGTAGACAAGcagatgaaaacatcacacaacacccaTGACAGCCTACTATGTGAAACTGAGCCTGGCAGACCGCGAAAAAAAACAACTTTAAACGGCATAAGATTTTACATGCCACTGTATCCCGTCTAAAATCAACATAACCTATAGCCGGATTTCTCATAATCGGGATATGAGTTTATCCGGGATATTGTAAACGGGACGTGATGTTTATATGCCTCAACTCAAAAACAGWATACTTGAGTATCTTCAAAAATAACGGGATATTAGTGCGCATATAAATGTAACTATTTCGAGCAGAAGAAATATGAGacgcatatgcataaccatggtagtaATTTAAAGGGAACAcaggagattatggggaaatgcAGACCAAATGTGACGACACAACGGTTTacctgacaagactgaatccaaacattacactggattttatgtgcatttgacatttactgtactttctgCCGCATCTGTCTAATYWAATCTTATGACTAAAGGAAAGAGCTTTCAATTATTAAATGCATATTTTTTGTCTTTGTCATTGAGTACCTGaagtttggaacacagccctaaATCCCCACTATCACATCACTGTTTATGCAATCCAAAAACGGTTKATTATagatcgcaatctgggtcaggagGGCATCATTTGCATCATTATCCTATTGCCAAAAATGCCTAGGTAAATTATAAAATAATGTAGGCTTTTCATAAGGCCCAACGAAGTGTTTAAATAAGTGTTTGTCTTTAAGGATTCGGAATTCACCAAATGTCACAACAAGCGCAAAAACCTGATCCTGGTTTCCGGTACAGAAATGGCTGTTTATATAATCTCAGTACGCCTTAAAAAGGCCCAATTTGGAGTTGCCGAAGTTTGTCTCATTCCATTTTATATTCCCATCTTGTCACACATCGGACTTGGATAAGTGTTGTGGTGATATTAAGAGGTTTAGAACGCTTTTTCAAAGaatgagaatacattacatttttttaaggtatctgtaacaaacagatgcatgtctgtattccgagtcatgtgaaatccatagattagtgtctaatgaatatatttaatataaactgtaactcagtaaaatatttgaaattgttgcatgttgcSttcatattttgttcagtatatctcaaaacgcaacatgcaaaaatgtctaagattttactgagtgacaGTTCGTAGAAGGAAGAAATAATCAGACAGAAAGAAATACTactccgcttcttgatatgccacacctgtcaagtggatgaattataaagaacaaaaatataaaaatgtgcgCTCCTCTGTTGGACCTACAGTAAATGTCAACAARCCCTACTGTGGCCCTTTCCCCTATAGCCCTCCCAAGTCACTGGGTAGTAAGTAGGAGTTACCGTTAATCAGATATTTGTTTGTGCTCCTCTTTAAACTTTAATCTCCAAAATCTGGTatgtgtattattgttatgtatcCCACTgttgcagtgtttcccaaccctgttcctcgagtaccctggacaagcacacctgattcaacttgtcaacgaatcatcaagccctcaacaagttgaatgaggtgtgtttgtccagggctacaataaaaatgtgtactgttgggtacTCGAGAAccaggtttgggaaacactggtagtTTACATAAGCAGTACCGTATTTCAAAGAGCAGCGCGCATATCCTTTTCATTTAGCCACACCCTTTACACTGAAGAGAAAGGGTGTTATTGGTTGGCATCATAGTTAAAACGGAAATGAACAGTGGCCAACAACAATTTCCACGTTAGCGTTTTTACAGTTATTATTTAGACCTTTTTTAACACCATAGGACTCAAAATATGACTTAACTGCACAGCATCGCATACGTACCCCGGTTATTGTTTAATTCGCGTAGGAGACAGGACTTGGTTGACAGATGTTATCTAGGTAACCCTAGCTAGCTAGGTGCTAACAATGGataactgtatggtttttcacactcaaattMCCTCAATCTTGGAGGTGCTAGCYaatgcagccgtggcagacatctgtaaactcgtagaagacgactatgcagtgtttcgtttggaaataactcaaagccagaaagaaaacggGGKATTGCGGAGGAAACTGCATCTTTtggaactgaaggtggcacgggagcgcgTCCTCGTcagtcgtcccagtagtgtcaagatcctcgaccaatacagaggaatggcaagaggtacattttgccATTCATATATGTAGCTCAGTGCCTGTCGKCCCGTTCACCTCTGCACATTTGTTCAGATGTTACCCAGAATTGGGTCTTGGTCAGTTTTTGAATAGTGTGCAATAATTCCCCTGATTACTTAGTTATCTTGCGCAAAGACACAATATCATATTCTAACcacttttttttactgcatttccTGTTCACTTAGTGAAAACAATGTGATGCATGGAACAATCTAGTGATCTATAAATAGTATATCAATAAGTAATGAGAAGTGTTACCTTACATCCGTGCCAATTCTAGACAGTATTAAAACTGTAAATAGTGTACAATATACAGTTGAGCATTGACAGTAGCTAACGACCTATtttcccccaatcactctctcaggtgaaggaaatctcactggaggccacaggagctttgtgaagccagcaggacaccaaacatggagagatgaccaaccaatcactattgatgaggggagtggaacctcaacccagcacattatcgtgatagaggttagtgtaatagtgttGCATAAAAAATTACAGTTACTTTGTAATCAAATGTGGCCTGTTTAGTTCTGAAAGGCTCCACTCAGCTATTTACTTGCTTGCATCCTKatttatctgccataggggagcttgtATTGTGAGACTTCCCAAAGACATTGCTATCCAATTCTACTTATGTACTGGTAATAACCTCCTATTTTTTGgtcagtctgc is a window of Salvelinus sp. IW2-2015 linkage group LG13, ASM291031v2, whole genome shotgun sequence DNA encoding:
- the LOC139022611 gene encoding transcriptional repressor RHIT-like isoform X2, which gives rise to MANCIAVHTQIASIMEVLANAAVAEVCKLVDDDYAVFRLEITQSQKENRSLRRKLQLLELKVARERVLTSRPKILDRYRGMARGEGHLTGGHRSFVKPAGHNTWSDDQPITVDEGSGTSTQHVIMIESADAEAAGPGVKQERSEGEEDPTHSRDIQTGAAGKHLVATEDLATTSAPQAWTQRSITEDEEVLLVKEGLGNPEGTMVTEDNQTTPPEPTEVLAEQHRTTHSLTESVDMEDGKPDLLIVKVETIEDEPESIDLLSXLKMGEQGGWLEPNKGDWAAILDSQPGAAKGPGDHVTEQGEIMESAFHEDQLMSGVADGRDWTSAAVGHKPWPRIRTLDQEPSLFLPESQLGPNREGQRLHHHTEHNQWTGGLNNLSPGGHQRDRGSSQGSSLQPRPFSSQSQCRDEAGPGADRDRPSCSYDTNTTVSMMKRSGHPGLQPSQSVMGDAPGGNLSGSLSSSGSHLMPADWVHRRPGPGSSLPQLPHGYPTNRDRVRMDVHHEKYLAYNTAHNPNNTQTMARGQGGSSKTNHLRVVAPASSSSGVIGSQRVRPSIRTDADKPYACLTCGKRFAEANYVKKHQTVHTKERPFKCKLCYKSFSFQNNLIRHRSVHNGKKS